One segment of Falco biarmicus isolate bFalBia1 chromosome 12, bFalBia1.pri, whole genome shotgun sequence DNA contains the following:
- the MSH6 gene encoding DNA mismatch repair protein Msh6 isoform X2, with translation MAMSRQSTLLRFFPKASPAPPPQPGPGTRCRAPGERNGREAATSPAGAASNGARRKEAGEKNGAAAKAPSVSCEYSPGDLVWAKMEGYPWWPCLIYNHPTERTIVRGKGKSTRVHVQFFDDSPTRGWVSIKYLRPYKGSSDGETLKGGMFYSAKPEVKRAMVLADDAMSKDKTKRLELAVCSEPSDTEEEEEEEMEMSESASGNSDDGNSEEDVKSNKRVMSRESAVKTKRRRVLDSDSDHDGSDVEFKPDVKEVASSEEASSGVDENESDTETDSESVAESPIKVPSKRKKREINKPAKRSSLENERSETPKRAATVSLEAKSKLTSFAAPESFESQANACSGGGIGGFAAWEHEKLDWLQEGKKKDAHRRRQSDPDYDPCTLYVPEDYLNKCTPGMRRWWQLKSQNFDAVIFYKVGKFYELYHMDAVTGVNELGLIFMKGTWAHSGFPETVFGRFSDVLVQKGYKVARVEQTETPEMMETRYKSMAHPTKFDKVVRREICRIITKGTQTYSVLDCDPSENHSKYLLCVKEKEESSGQRVYGVCFVDTSVGKFYIGQFSDDRHCSRFRTLVAHYTPVQVLYEKGNLSVDTQKILKGSLVSCIQEGLISGSQFWNASKTLKVLLEEGYFKEKQNSENGCSLPSVIKSLTSESDSLGLTPGENSELALSALGGCVFYLKKCLIDQELLSLANFEEYIPVDIDTAKTTSSSSFFAKTDQRMVLDGVTLMNLEVLQNGTNGTTEGTLLERIDTCCTPFGKRLLKQWLCAPLCNPKSINDRLDAVEDLLAVPDKMSEVSEHLKKLPDLERLLSKIHSIGSPLKSQNHPDSRAIFYEEIKYSKKKIADFLSALEGFKVMNEIVDVMEDVASNFKSRVLKQLVTRKAKNPGGRFPDLSAELRRWDTAFDHNQARKTGVITPKAGFDPDYDKALQDIKAVEEDLHNYLDKQRKLLGFKSMLYWGAGKNRYQMEIPESVVSRNLPEEYELKSTRKGYKRYWTKEIEKMLAAMVNAEERRDAALKDCMRRLFYNFDKNSKDWQTAVECIAVLDVLMSLANYSQDGDGPLCRPVILLPVDSAPPFLELKNSRHPCITKTFFGDDFIPNDIVIGSRDEDGSSAASCVLVTGPNMGGKSTLMRQAGLLVVMAQLGCYVPAEVCRLTPIDRVFTRLGASDRIMSGESTFFVELSETSSILQHATEHSLVLVDELGRGTATFDGTAIASAVVKELVERIKCRTLFSTHYHSLVEDYSHSVAVQLGHMACMVENESEDPSQETITFLYKFIEGACPKSYGFNAARLADIPEEIIQKGHRKAKEFEKATISLRVFRYLCLVVDGATSDANAVQKLTAMINRL, from the exons ATGGCCATGTCTCGCCAGAGCACCCTGCTCCGCTTCTTCCCCAAGGCCTCCCCGGCGCCTCCTccgcagcccggcccggggACCCGCTGCCGCGCTCCGGGGGAGCGGAATGGCCGTGAGGCCGCTACCAGCCCCGCCGGCGCGGCGAGCAATGGGGCCCGGCGCAAGGAGGCGGGGGAGAAGAACGGCGCGGCCGCCAAGGCGCCCAG TGTCTCCTGTGAGTATTCACCTGGTGACTTGGTCTGGGCCAAGATGGAAGGTTATCCTTGGTGGCCCTGTCTCATATACAACCATCCGACTGAAAGAACAATAGtcagaggaaaagggaaatccACTCGTGTCCACGTACAGTTTTTTGATGACAGCCCTACAAGGGGCTGGGTCAGCATTAAATATCTGAGGCCATATAAAG GTTCATCAGATGGCGAGACGCTGAAGGGAGGAATGTTTTATAGTGCAAAGCCCGAAGTTAAAAGAGCAATGGTGCTAGCGGATGATGCAATGAGTAAAGATAAAACTAAGCGACTTGAACTGGCAGTATGCAGTGAACCTTCAGacacagaggaggaggaagaggaggaaatggAG ATGAGTGAAAGCGCATCAGGCAATAGTGATGACGGCAATAGTGAGGAGGACGTGAAGAGTAATAAGCGAGTAATGAGCAGGGAAAGTGCCGTAAAAACCAAAAGAAGAAGAGTGTTGGATTCCGACAGTGATCACGATGGCTCCGATGTAGAGTTCAAGCCTGATGTGAAAGAAGTGGCGAGCAGCGAGGAAGCTAGTAGTGGGGTGGATGAAAATGAATCTGACACAGAGACAGACTCAGAGAGTGTTGCAGAAAGTCCCATAAAAGTCCCTTCTAAACgaaagaaaagagagataaACAAGCCTGCTAAAAGGAGTAGCTTAGAAAATGAACGTTCTGAAACGCCCAAAAGAGCAGCAACAGTTTCTTTAGAAGCCAAGTCTAAGCTGACATCATTTGCAGCACCTGAGAGCTTTGAATCTCAAGCAAATGCTTGCAGCGGAGGAGGCATCGGTGGCTTTGCAGCGTGGGAACATGAAAAGCTGGATTggctgcaggaagggaaaaagaaagatgcgCATAGGAGACGGCAGAGTGACCCTGATTATGACCCATGTACTCTGTATGTACCTGAGGATTATCTCAACAAGTGCACGCCAGGAATGCGGAGGTGGTGGCAGCTGAAAAGTCAAAACTTTGATGCTGTGATTTTCTACAAAGTTGGTAAATTCTATGAGTTGTATCATATGGATGCAGTCACTGGCGTAAACGAGTTGGGCCTCATCTTTATGAAGGGTACTTGGGCCCATTCGGGTTTCCCCGAAACTGTGTTTGGCAGATTCTCAGATGTTCTTGTGCAGAAAGGCTACAAGGTAGCCCGTGTTGAGCAGACAGAAACTCCCGAAATGATGGAAACGCGCTACAAGTCAATGGCCCACCCAACAAAATTTGACAAGGTTGTACGCAGAGAAATATGCAGAATCATCACCAAGGGAACTCAGACTTACAGTGTGCTGGATTGTGATCCCTCTGAGAACCACAGCAAATACCTTCTGTGCgttaaggaaaaagaagagtcCTCTGGACAACGTGTTTATGGGGTCTGCTTTGTTGACACATCGGTGGGGAAGTTTTACATAGGTCAGTTCTCAGATGACCGGCACTGTTCGAGGTTTAGGACTTTAGTAGCGCATTACACTCCTGTGCAGGTGCTGTATGAGAAGGGGAACCTGTCAGTGGACACACAGAAGATACTGAAGGGCTCTCTTGTTTCTTGCATTCAGGAAGGGCTGATCTCTGGTTCCCAGTTCTGGAATGCGTCTAAAACACTAAAAGTCCTTCTTGAAGAAGGCTATTTCAAGGAGAAACAGAACTCTGAAAATGGATGTTCTCTGCCCTCTGTAATCAAATCTCTGACTTCAGAGAGTGACTCGCTGGGATTGACTCCTGGTGAAAACAGTGAGTTAGCTTTGTCAGCTCTTGGGGGATGTGTCTTCTATCTCAAAAAATGTCTGATTGATCAGGAGCTGTTATCGCTGGCGAACTTTGAGGAGTACATCCCCGTGGATATTGATACTGCAAAAACTACAAGTTCAAGCAGTTTCTTTGCCAAAACTGACCAGCGGATGGTGCTGGATGGAGTCACCCTGATGAACTTGGAAGTCCTGCAGAATGGAACCAACGGAACCACAGAAGGTACTTTGTTGGAAAGGATTGATACTTGTTGTACCCCATTTGGGAAGCGACTCCTAAAACAGTGGCTCTGCGCTCCACTTTGTAATCCTAAATCCATCAATGATCGTTTAGACGCTGTGGAGGACCTGCTGGCGGTGCCAGATAAAATGTCTGAAGTTAGTGAGCACCTGAAGAAACTTCCTGACCTTGAAAGGCTGCTCAGCAAAATTCACAGTATTGGATCACCACTTAAAAGTCAGAACCATCCCGACAGCAGGGCCATCTTTTATGAAGAAatcaaatacagcaaaaaaaaaattgctgactTCTTGTCTGCGCTGGAGGGGTTTAAAGTAATGAATGAAATTGTTGATGTCATGGAAGACGTTGCCAGCAACTTCAAATCTAGAGTCCTTAAGCAGCTAGTCACCCGCAAAGCCAAAAATCCAGGTGGCCGCTTCCCAGACTTGAGTGCAGAGCTTAGAAGGTGGGATACCGCTTTTGATCATAACCAGGCTCGAAAGACAGGAGTGATTACCCCAAAGGCAGGTTTTGACCCCGATTACGACAAAGCGCTACAGGATATTAAAGCTGTTGAGGAAGATCTTCACAATTACCTGGATAAGCAACGCAAACTGCTTGGATTCAAATCCATGCTGTACTGGGGGGCAGGCAAAAACCGATACCAAATGGAAATACCCGAAAGCGTTGTATCACGTAATTTGCCTGAGGAGTACGAGTTGAAGTCAACCAGGAAGGGATATAAACGTTACTGGACCAAGGAGATTGAGAAGATGCTGGCTGCGATGGTTAACGCTGAAGAGCGCAGAGATGCAGCACTAAAAGACTGTATGAGGCGTTTATTTTACAACTTTGATAAAAATAGCAAAGACTGGCAGACAGCTGTGGAATGCATTGCTGTGTTAG ATGTCTTGATGTCCCTTGCTAACTACAGTCAAGATGGTGATGGACCACTGTGCCGACCCGTAATTCTACTGCCTGTAGATAGTGCTCCTCCCTTCCTGGAACTTAAAAATTCACGCCATCCATGCATTACAAAAACTTTCTTTGGGGATGATTTTATTCCTAATGACATTGTGATAGGCAGCAGAGATGAAGATGGCAGTAGTGCAGCTTCCTGTGTGTTAGTAACTGGCCCGAATATGGGTGGCAAATCTACGCTCATGAGACAG GCTGGTCTCCTGGTTGTAATGGCTCAGCTGGGATGCTACGTACCTGCTGAAGTCTGCAGGCTTACACCGATTGACAGAGTATTTACAAGGCTTGGTGCCTCAGACAGAATTATGTCAG gtgAAAGTACCTTCTTTGTTGAACTGAGTGAGACTTCCAGCATTCTCCAGCATGCAACAGAGCACTCCCTTGTTCTCGTGGACGAACTGG gcagaggcacagctACTTTTGACGGAACAGCTATAGCGAGTGCAGTCGTGAAGGAACTCGTGGAGAGAATCAAGTGTCGGACGCTGTTCTCCACACACTACCACTCGCTGGTGGAGGATTATTCACACAGTGTGGCTGTGCAGCTCGGTCACATG GCATGTATGGTTGAAAATGAGAGTGAAGATCCAAGCCAGGAGACAATTACGTTCCTGTACAAGTTCATTGAAGGGGCATGTCCAAAGAGCTATGGCTTCAATGCAGCGAGACTTGCTGATATTCCAGAGGAAATTATTCAGAAGgggcacagaaaagcaaaagagttTGAGAAAGCGACCATTTCGCTGAGAGTATTTAG GTATCTCTGCCTGGTGGTGGATGGCGCAACAAGTGATGCAAACGCTGTGCAGAAACTTACCGCTATGATCAATCGTCTTTAA
- the MSH6 gene encoding DNA mismatch repair protein Msh6 isoform X1 has protein sequence MAMSRQSTLLRFFPKASPAPPPQPGPGTRCRAPGERNGREAATSPAGAASNGARRKEAGEKNGAAAKAPSVSCEYSPGDLVWAKMEGYPWWPCLIYNHPTERTIVRGKGKSTRVHVQFFDDSPTRGWVSIKYLRPYKGSSDGETLKGGMFYSAKPEVKRAMVLADDAMSKDKTKRLELAVCSEPSDTEEEEEEEMEQMSESASGNSDDGNSEEDVKSNKRVMSRESAVKTKRRRVLDSDSDHDGSDVEFKPDVKEVASSEEASSGVDENESDTETDSESVAESPIKVPSKRKKREINKPAKRSSLENERSETPKRAATVSLEAKSKLTSFAAPESFESQANACSGGGIGGFAAWEHEKLDWLQEGKKKDAHRRRQSDPDYDPCTLYVPEDYLNKCTPGMRRWWQLKSQNFDAVIFYKVGKFYELYHMDAVTGVNELGLIFMKGTWAHSGFPETVFGRFSDVLVQKGYKVARVEQTETPEMMETRYKSMAHPTKFDKVVRREICRIITKGTQTYSVLDCDPSENHSKYLLCVKEKEESSGQRVYGVCFVDTSVGKFYIGQFSDDRHCSRFRTLVAHYTPVQVLYEKGNLSVDTQKILKGSLVSCIQEGLISGSQFWNASKTLKVLLEEGYFKEKQNSENGCSLPSVIKSLTSESDSLGLTPGENSELALSALGGCVFYLKKCLIDQELLSLANFEEYIPVDIDTAKTTSSSSFFAKTDQRMVLDGVTLMNLEVLQNGTNGTTEGTLLERIDTCCTPFGKRLLKQWLCAPLCNPKSINDRLDAVEDLLAVPDKMSEVSEHLKKLPDLERLLSKIHSIGSPLKSQNHPDSRAIFYEEIKYSKKKIADFLSALEGFKVMNEIVDVMEDVASNFKSRVLKQLVTRKAKNPGGRFPDLSAELRRWDTAFDHNQARKTGVITPKAGFDPDYDKALQDIKAVEEDLHNYLDKQRKLLGFKSMLYWGAGKNRYQMEIPESVVSRNLPEEYELKSTRKGYKRYWTKEIEKMLAAMVNAEERRDAALKDCMRRLFYNFDKNSKDWQTAVECIAVLDVLMSLANYSQDGDGPLCRPVILLPVDSAPPFLELKNSRHPCITKTFFGDDFIPNDIVIGSRDEDGSSAASCVLVTGPNMGGKSTLMRQAGLLVVMAQLGCYVPAEVCRLTPIDRVFTRLGASDRIMSGESTFFVELSETSSILQHATEHSLVLVDELGRGTATFDGTAIASAVVKELVERIKCRTLFSTHYHSLVEDYSHSVAVQLGHMACMVENESEDPSQETITFLYKFIEGACPKSYGFNAARLADIPEEIIQKGHRKAKEFEKATISLRVFRYLCLVVDGATSDANAVQKLTAMINRL, from the exons ATGGCCATGTCTCGCCAGAGCACCCTGCTCCGCTTCTTCCCCAAGGCCTCCCCGGCGCCTCCTccgcagcccggcccggggACCCGCTGCCGCGCTCCGGGGGAGCGGAATGGCCGTGAGGCCGCTACCAGCCCCGCCGGCGCGGCGAGCAATGGGGCCCGGCGCAAGGAGGCGGGGGAGAAGAACGGCGCGGCCGCCAAGGCGCCCAG TGTCTCCTGTGAGTATTCACCTGGTGACTTGGTCTGGGCCAAGATGGAAGGTTATCCTTGGTGGCCCTGTCTCATATACAACCATCCGACTGAAAGAACAATAGtcagaggaaaagggaaatccACTCGTGTCCACGTACAGTTTTTTGATGACAGCCCTACAAGGGGCTGGGTCAGCATTAAATATCTGAGGCCATATAAAG GTTCATCAGATGGCGAGACGCTGAAGGGAGGAATGTTTTATAGTGCAAAGCCCGAAGTTAAAAGAGCAATGGTGCTAGCGGATGATGCAATGAGTAAAGATAAAACTAAGCGACTTGAACTGGCAGTATGCAGTGAACCTTCAGacacagaggaggaggaagaggaggaaatggAG cAGATGAGTGAAAGCGCATCAGGCAATAGTGATGACGGCAATAGTGAGGAGGACGTGAAGAGTAATAAGCGAGTAATGAGCAGGGAAAGTGCCGTAAAAACCAAAAGAAGAAGAGTGTTGGATTCCGACAGTGATCACGATGGCTCCGATGTAGAGTTCAAGCCTGATGTGAAAGAAGTGGCGAGCAGCGAGGAAGCTAGTAGTGGGGTGGATGAAAATGAATCTGACACAGAGACAGACTCAGAGAGTGTTGCAGAAAGTCCCATAAAAGTCCCTTCTAAACgaaagaaaagagagataaACAAGCCTGCTAAAAGGAGTAGCTTAGAAAATGAACGTTCTGAAACGCCCAAAAGAGCAGCAACAGTTTCTTTAGAAGCCAAGTCTAAGCTGACATCATTTGCAGCACCTGAGAGCTTTGAATCTCAAGCAAATGCTTGCAGCGGAGGAGGCATCGGTGGCTTTGCAGCGTGGGAACATGAAAAGCTGGATTggctgcaggaagggaaaaagaaagatgcgCATAGGAGACGGCAGAGTGACCCTGATTATGACCCATGTACTCTGTATGTACCTGAGGATTATCTCAACAAGTGCACGCCAGGAATGCGGAGGTGGTGGCAGCTGAAAAGTCAAAACTTTGATGCTGTGATTTTCTACAAAGTTGGTAAATTCTATGAGTTGTATCATATGGATGCAGTCACTGGCGTAAACGAGTTGGGCCTCATCTTTATGAAGGGTACTTGGGCCCATTCGGGTTTCCCCGAAACTGTGTTTGGCAGATTCTCAGATGTTCTTGTGCAGAAAGGCTACAAGGTAGCCCGTGTTGAGCAGACAGAAACTCCCGAAATGATGGAAACGCGCTACAAGTCAATGGCCCACCCAACAAAATTTGACAAGGTTGTACGCAGAGAAATATGCAGAATCATCACCAAGGGAACTCAGACTTACAGTGTGCTGGATTGTGATCCCTCTGAGAACCACAGCAAATACCTTCTGTGCgttaaggaaaaagaagagtcCTCTGGACAACGTGTTTATGGGGTCTGCTTTGTTGACACATCGGTGGGGAAGTTTTACATAGGTCAGTTCTCAGATGACCGGCACTGTTCGAGGTTTAGGACTTTAGTAGCGCATTACACTCCTGTGCAGGTGCTGTATGAGAAGGGGAACCTGTCAGTGGACACACAGAAGATACTGAAGGGCTCTCTTGTTTCTTGCATTCAGGAAGGGCTGATCTCTGGTTCCCAGTTCTGGAATGCGTCTAAAACACTAAAAGTCCTTCTTGAAGAAGGCTATTTCAAGGAGAAACAGAACTCTGAAAATGGATGTTCTCTGCCCTCTGTAATCAAATCTCTGACTTCAGAGAGTGACTCGCTGGGATTGACTCCTGGTGAAAACAGTGAGTTAGCTTTGTCAGCTCTTGGGGGATGTGTCTTCTATCTCAAAAAATGTCTGATTGATCAGGAGCTGTTATCGCTGGCGAACTTTGAGGAGTACATCCCCGTGGATATTGATACTGCAAAAACTACAAGTTCAAGCAGTTTCTTTGCCAAAACTGACCAGCGGATGGTGCTGGATGGAGTCACCCTGATGAACTTGGAAGTCCTGCAGAATGGAACCAACGGAACCACAGAAGGTACTTTGTTGGAAAGGATTGATACTTGTTGTACCCCATTTGGGAAGCGACTCCTAAAACAGTGGCTCTGCGCTCCACTTTGTAATCCTAAATCCATCAATGATCGTTTAGACGCTGTGGAGGACCTGCTGGCGGTGCCAGATAAAATGTCTGAAGTTAGTGAGCACCTGAAGAAACTTCCTGACCTTGAAAGGCTGCTCAGCAAAATTCACAGTATTGGATCACCACTTAAAAGTCAGAACCATCCCGACAGCAGGGCCATCTTTTATGAAGAAatcaaatacagcaaaaaaaaaattgctgactTCTTGTCTGCGCTGGAGGGGTTTAAAGTAATGAATGAAATTGTTGATGTCATGGAAGACGTTGCCAGCAACTTCAAATCTAGAGTCCTTAAGCAGCTAGTCACCCGCAAAGCCAAAAATCCAGGTGGCCGCTTCCCAGACTTGAGTGCAGAGCTTAGAAGGTGGGATACCGCTTTTGATCATAACCAGGCTCGAAAGACAGGAGTGATTACCCCAAAGGCAGGTTTTGACCCCGATTACGACAAAGCGCTACAGGATATTAAAGCTGTTGAGGAAGATCTTCACAATTACCTGGATAAGCAACGCAAACTGCTTGGATTCAAATCCATGCTGTACTGGGGGGCAGGCAAAAACCGATACCAAATGGAAATACCCGAAAGCGTTGTATCACGTAATTTGCCTGAGGAGTACGAGTTGAAGTCAACCAGGAAGGGATATAAACGTTACTGGACCAAGGAGATTGAGAAGATGCTGGCTGCGATGGTTAACGCTGAAGAGCGCAGAGATGCAGCACTAAAAGACTGTATGAGGCGTTTATTTTACAACTTTGATAAAAATAGCAAAGACTGGCAGACAGCTGTGGAATGCATTGCTGTGTTAG ATGTCTTGATGTCCCTTGCTAACTACAGTCAAGATGGTGATGGACCACTGTGCCGACCCGTAATTCTACTGCCTGTAGATAGTGCTCCTCCCTTCCTGGAACTTAAAAATTCACGCCATCCATGCATTACAAAAACTTTCTTTGGGGATGATTTTATTCCTAATGACATTGTGATAGGCAGCAGAGATGAAGATGGCAGTAGTGCAGCTTCCTGTGTGTTAGTAACTGGCCCGAATATGGGTGGCAAATCTACGCTCATGAGACAG GCTGGTCTCCTGGTTGTAATGGCTCAGCTGGGATGCTACGTACCTGCTGAAGTCTGCAGGCTTACACCGATTGACAGAGTATTTACAAGGCTTGGTGCCTCAGACAGAATTATGTCAG gtgAAAGTACCTTCTTTGTTGAACTGAGTGAGACTTCCAGCATTCTCCAGCATGCAACAGAGCACTCCCTTGTTCTCGTGGACGAACTGG gcagaggcacagctACTTTTGACGGAACAGCTATAGCGAGTGCAGTCGTGAAGGAACTCGTGGAGAGAATCAAGTGTCGGACGCTGTTCTCCACACACTACCACTCGCTGGTGGAGGATTATTCACACAGTGTGGCTGTGCAGCTCGGTCACATG GCATGTATGGTTGAAAATGAGAGTGAAGATCCAAGCCAGGAGACAATTACGTTCCTGTACAAGTTCATTGAAGGGGCATGTCCAAAGAGCTATGGCTTCAATGCAGCGAGACTTGCTGATATTCCAGAGGAAATTATTCAGAAGgggcacagaaaagcaaaagagttTGAGAAAGCGACCATTTCGCTGAGAGTATTTAG GTATCTCTGCCTGGTGGTGGATGGCGCAACAAGTGATGCAAACGCTGTGCAGAAACTTACCGCTATGATCAATCGTCTTTAA